The Rhododendron vialii isolate Sample 1 chromosome 5a, ASM3025357v1 genome contains a region encoding:
- the LOC131325628 gene encoding pyrophosphate-energized vacuolar membrane proton pump 1-like yields MAVMDEGLTQALIPLAALVGIGFALFQWFLVSRVKVSGWHGLDNGYKDKLIEDAVEPEVGLDSDEAIAKCAEIQNAISVGATSFLFTEYKYLGIFTLAFGAIIFLFLGSVNGFSTKSQPCTYDKGNQCKPALANAFFTTVAFFLGSLTSVLSGFLGMKIATYANARTTLEARKGVGKAFIAAFRSGAVMGFLLAANGLLVLYVSINVFKSYYGDDWEGLYESITGYGLGGSSMALFGRVGGGIYTKAADVGADLVGKVERNIPEDDPRNPAVIADNVGDNVGDIAGMGSDLFGSYAESSCAALFVASISSIGISHDYSAMSYPLLISSMGIVVCLITTLFATDFFKIKNVTHIEPTLKRQLVISTILMTAGIAMVSFFALPSEFTLYNFGTEKAVKNWHLFFCVSIGLWAGLVIGYTTEYYTSNAYSPVQDVADSCRTGAATNVIFGLALGYKSVIIPIFAIAVAIYVSFSLAAMYGIAVAALGMLSTIATGLAIDAYGPISDNAGGIAEMAGMSHKIRKITDALDAAGNTTAAIGKGFAIGSAALVSLALFGAFVSRAGINSVDVLTPKVFIGLLVGAMLPYWFSAMTMKSVGSAALKMVEEVRRQFNDIPGLMEGTAKPDYASCVKISTDASLKAMIPPGALVMLTPLITGTFFGVETLAGVLAGSLVSGVQVAISASNTGGAWDNAKKYIEAGATEHARTLGPKGSDAHKAAVIGDTVGDPLKDTSGPSLNILIKLMAVESLVFAPFFAAHGGLLFKLF; encoded by the exons atggCTGTAATGGATGAGGGGCTTACACAGGCTCTGATACCTCTGGCTGCTTTGGTGGGAATTGGGTTTGCTTTGTTTCAGTGGTTTTTGGTGTCAAGGGTGAAGGTTTCAGGTTGGCATGGTTTGGACAATGGGTACAAGGACAAGTTGATTGAAGATGCTGTTGAGCCAGAGGTGGGGCTTGACTCTGATGAAGCTATTGCCAAGTGTGCTGAGATCCAAAATGCCATATCTGTTG GGGCAACATCGTTTCTGTTTACCGAATACAAGTACCTTGGCATCTTCACACTTGCATTTGGCgctatcattttccttttcctcggATCAGTTAACGGCTTCAGCACCAAAAGCCAACCGTGCACGTACGACAAGGGTAACCAATGCAAACCAGCCCTAGCCAATGCCTTCTTTACCACAGTAGCCTTCTTTCTTGGCTCTCTTACTTCAGTTCTCTCTGGTTTTCTTGGGATGAAAATCGCAACCTATGCCAATGCCAGAACAACTCTAGAAGCAAGAAAGGGTGTCGGAAAGGCATTTATAGCAGCTTTTCGATCTGGCGCTGTGATGGGGTTTCTTCTAGCTGCCAATGGCCTTTTGGTGCTGTATGTGTCTATTAATGTGTTTAAGTCATACTATGGGGATGATTGGGAGGGACTTTATGAATCTATTACTGGTTATGGTCTTGGGGGTTCTTCCATGGCATTATTTGGAAGAGTTGGAGGGGGTATATACACGAAAGCAGCTGATGTTGGTGCTGATCTTGTCGGAAAAGTTGAACGGAATATTCCAGAGGATGATCCCCGTAACCCAgct GTTATTGCAGATAACGTGGGAGACAACGTAGGAGACATTGCTGGAATGGGTTCAGATCTTTTCGGCTCTTATGCTGAATCATCATGTGCCGCGCTCTTTGTTGCTTCAATATCGTCCATTGGTATCAGTCATGATTACTCAGCCATGTCTTATCCTCTCCTTATAAGCTCAATGGGAATTGTCGTTTGCTTGATAACAACCCTTTTTGCAACCGATTTCTTTAAGATCAAGAATGTGACTCATATCGAACCCACTTTGAAGCGACAACTTGTTATCTCAACCATTCTGATGACTGCTGGGATTGCCATGGTCAGCTTTTTTGCTTTGCCATCAGAGTTTACCCTATACAACTTTGGGACCGAGAAAGCTGTAAAGAACTG GCACCTCTTTTTCTGCGTGTCCATTGGGTTGTGGGCTGGCCTTGTCATTGGATATACAACTGAGTATTATACCAGCAATGCTTATAG TCCAGTGCAAGATGTGGCGGATTCTTGCAGGACTGGAGCCGCAACGAATGTGATATTTGGTTTGGCACTGGGATACAAATCAGTCATCATTCCCATATTTGCTATAGCCGTAGCTATCTATGTGAGCTTCAGTTTGGCTGCTATGTATGGAATTGCAGTGGCCGCTCTTGGGATGCTCAGCACCATTGCTACCGGCCTGGCAATTGATGCTTATGGCCCCATTAGTGATAATGCTGGTGGTATTGCTGAAATGGCCGGAATGAGCCACAAAATACGAAAAATAACAGATGCTTTGGATGCTGCTGGAAATACCACTGCTGCCATTGGCAAG GGATTTGCAATTGGATCAGCTGCTCTCGTTTCTCTTGCTTTGTTCGGTGCTTTTGTGAGCAGAGCAGGAATCAATTCCGTTGATGTGTTGACTCCAAAGGTCTTCATCGGGTTGCTTGTCGGTGCAATGCTTCCATACTGGTTTTCAGCAATGACGATGAAGAGTGTGGGAAGTGCAGCCTTGAAAATGGTTGAAGAGGTTCGCCGACAATTCAATGATATTCCAGGGCTTATGGAAGGAACAGCGAAGCCGGACTATGCATCTTGTGTCAAAATTTCAACCGATGCTTCACTCAAGGCAATGATCCCACCTGGTGCTTTGGTTATGCTTACCCCTCTGATAACTGGAACCTTTTTTGGGGTGGAAACACTCGCTGGTGTGCTTGCTGGCTCCCTTGTTTCTGGTGTGCAG gTTGCTATCTCAGCTTCTAACACTGGCGGGGCATGGGATAATGCAAAGAAGTACATCGAG GCTGGTGCTACTGAACATGCTCGTACGCTAGGACCCAAGGGGTCAGACGCTCATAAAGCTGCTGTTATTGGTGACACGGTTGGAGACCCCCTCAAGGACACTTCTGGTCCATCCCTCAATATCCTTATCAAGCTCATGGCAGTTGAATCACTGGTGTTCGCTCCGTTCTTTGCTGCACACGGGGGATTGCTGTTCAAGCTGTTCTAA